The following coding sequences lie in one Arachis stenosperma cultivar V10309 chromosome 5, arast.V10309.gnm1.PFL2, whole genome shotgun sequence genomic window:
- the LOC130980947 gene encoding uncharacterized protein LOC130980947, translating to MANPRGECKVITLRSGKEVKEALRETQKKEVDKGISDKEETEAPTLNPPQEKEFLRPYIPKAHYPQRLRKSENDNQFFRFLETFKKLQINIPFAEALEQMPLYARFLKELITKKMSWKNDETVVLIEECSAIIQHKLPQKLKHLGSFQIPCVIGEITMKKALCDLGESINLMSLAIMKIMKIKEAKPTRMAL from the coding sequence ATGGCAAACCCAAGGGGGGAATGTAAGGTCATTacactaaggagtgggaaggaAGTGAAGGAAGCCCTAAGGGAAACACAAAAGAAAGAAGTTGATAAAGGTATAAGTGACAAAGAAGAAACAGAAGCACCTACCCTCAATCCTCCCCAAGAAAAAGAGTTCCTGAGGCCATACATTCCAAAAGCTCATTACCCTCAACGATTGAGAAAGAGTGAAAATGACAAccaattcttcagattcttggAGACTTTCAAGAAACTCCAAATCAACATACCCTTTGCTGAAGCACTAGAGCAAATGCCACTTTATGCTAGGTTCTTGAAGGAGTTAATAACCAAGAAAATGAGCTGGAAAAATGATGAAACTGTAGTGTTGATAGAGGAGTGCAGTGCTATCATTCAACACAAACTACCACAGAAACTGAAGCACCTTGGGAGCTTCCAAATCCCTTGTGTTATAGGAGAAATCACCATGAAAAAGGCCTTATGTGATTTGGGAGAAAGCATTAATTTGATGTCTTTGGCAATAATGAAAATAATGAAGATTAAAgaagccaaaccaacaagaatggctcTCTAA